A genomic window from Leishmania panamensis strain MHOM/PA/94/PSC-1 chromosome 5 sequence includes:
- a CDS encoding hypothetical protein (TriTrypDB/GeneDB-style sysID: LpmP.05.0920): protein MTRMEVAGSPSATPFSFPAHARVKTRMREQVPSRMADMAMEAWCDGVQRLTQEYFSSLGELAVAQLGLRAPGRQGQCNGSSTAEKRAMMGKLRSDHHDDSELDVQATDIEAAEMALLQQLWAHHQLQQKRQRTVKADDGAEKKDCSSGASQGRSSTAGAVAGPAFTAPDATSFTHPPSSSAAAPAAQDAAPDVACDTAGNAPLKTQQHPTSEPAARIPEELVGLFRTAQALRSAMSNRTRPPPRATPSNEAAEGDNPVDATADSLSRAPVVLSEEENAEAAALALLCFRYFYDPNSTTAPPVPPGASPASPTPCHGQPPRPSCMYEQLTGVTIGPQKRERHAAPLPRIALTSPERPPHACKSTDASSPTSLSSPAAWRKLIAKAGTLERAQQQQLLLQSDFSFGFPPHSASAEKASLGGKSGNTRGAAGHKKSVPLPLLNSHASPTPAGERLPSAAAPSPLPPPTTTAAAASTPHVGEQHLILPALAPGTTVARSSITTSTVPATATAASLQMHSNGTNKTARRGRSGHRRCASQLLPGSVVLPPNYSGAHGEKLTTAQLEQLVTSVSQDGAVAQADAKRQYDAADAAAAELYRLQQAVACVLLENIQLEKDISTLTVTSHACVAGDEDSDADEAGWDTNAPAGMRGWHRSDRVDSYGGCQSGTNKSGVRTRPVSYSSTSIFSPASTAHPFPGKRKRQLILPPPPMPLPHSKTALVPVSLLLGATGTKKAAPPISAAVAQPRPWREESARAESTKLSPKSSRQNKPRPAAPAIAAVAEGVTAAGGEQDPHTILQELRTAIASREAEKAQTLAEIDALSSRVTRHDTLLHAVAEYWRRNAAVMKRQHFAVQSQPKQSTSSENITRLGDGDDRCSSGNAVDATTPSYLCSASSGTHDAVTQTSSRAHSTPDHKHSHSIPITAATSPSGQMANLDESPSQLQRALAQMEPISPTPLSSSPSFDLHTTSSVAGSRSPPLLMEMLAQRQIIPPRRRVQESESAVNKSSAMSAALSGATGAAVEAENMPVRVEMGVHITPATEDECGGRSHRKVVAPPREDPAVAGAAAAPSSILTDTSTTATTFLESPDIASDTMGWPLSGSAAVAVGTPPALKQKCCKTGYGHSVSAVTVNLFSGSPHVSPGNLLASSPAFTHTHDGEAGKGDDSFPTTPLHPSRSTTAHNSRNYPISGTRREDEDVLDRGSWRIIPALQLENVDEIAEFIYSVFERP from the coding sequence ATGACAAGGATGGAGGTCGCTGGCAGCCCATCAGCGACTCCCTTCTCATTCccggcacacgcacgtgtgaAAACTCGGATGCGCGAGCAGGTGCCGTCTCGGATGGCTGACATGGCAATGGAGGCATGGTGTGACGGTGTCCAGCGCCTCACGCAAGAGTACTTCTCCAGTCTTGGTGAGCTTGCGGTGGCCCAGCTGGGTCTCCGTGCTCCCGGTAGACAAGGCCAATGCAACGGCAGTAGCACCGCAGAAAAGCGCGCAATGATGGGCAAGCTGCGAAGCGACCACCACGACGACTCGGAGCTGGATGTGCAAGCGACAGATATTGAGGCAGCAgagatggcgctgctccagcagtTGTGGGCGCATCATCAGCTTCAGCAGAAGCGCCAGAGAACAGTAAAGGCGGATGACGGTGCTGAAAAGAAGGACTGCTCGAGCGGCGCATCACAGGGCAGGTCATCGACAGCGGGGGCAGTAGCAGGACCGGCCTTTACGGCACCTGATGCCACTTCTttcacccaccccccatcctcctccgcagcagcgccagcagctcagGACGCTGCACCTGATGTCGCATGCGACACGGCGGGGAATGCGCCTTTGaagacacagcagcacccgACGTCTGAGCCCGCTGCTCGCATTCCTGAAGAGTTGGTAGGGCTCTTTCGCACAGCGCAGGCTCTGCGCTCTGCCATGTCGAACCGCACcaggccaccgccgcgggcAACTCCATCCAATGAGGCTGCAGAAGGAGACAACCCCGTCGACGCCACGGCAGACTCTCTGTCTCGAGCGCCAGTGGtgctgagcgaggaggagaatgcGGAGGCTGCCGCGTTGGCGCTCCTGTGCTTTCGCTACTTCTACGACCCAAACTCAACCACGGcaccgccggtgccgccCGGCGCCTCTCCTGCCTCACCCACACCGTGCCACGGGCAACCGCCACGGCCCTCCTGTATGTATGAACAGCTGACCGGCGTCACTATAGGGCCACAGAAGCGCGAGCGCCACGCGGCACCCCTTCCGCGCATCGCCCTTACATCGCCAGAACGGCCCCCGCACGCATGCAAGAGCACCGATGCGTCGTCCCCCACGTCCCTGAGCAGTCCTGCGGCGTGGCGGAAGCTCATTGCGAAGGCCGGCACCCTGGAGCGCGCCCAGCAacaacagctgctgctgcagagcgaCTTCTCCTTTGGCTTTCCCCCAcacagcgcctccgcggagaaggcgagtTTGGGAGGCAAAAGCGGCAACacccgcggcgccgctgggcACAAAAAATCGGtcccgttgccgctgctgaactCGCACGCATCCCCCACGCCGGCAGGCGAGCGTCTGCCTTCCGccgcagccccctccccgctgccaccacccaccaccacagcagcagcagcgagcacgcCGCATGTTGGTGAGCAACACCTGATACTCCCCGCTCTGGCCCCCGGTACTACCGTGGCTCGGAGCAGCATCACCACCTCGACAGtcccagcaacagcaacagcagcgtcacTGCAGATGCACAGCAATGGCACTAACAAGACAGCACGCAGAGGCCGCAGcgggcaccgccgctgcgcttcgcAGCTCCTGCCCGGGTCTGTGGTCCTGCCACCGAACTACAGTGGCGCTCACGGCGAGAAACTCACAACAGCGCAGCTAGAGCAACTGGTGACGAGTGTTTCACAGGAtggcgcggtggcgcaggctgATGCAAAGCGCCAGTACGACGCCGCGgatgccgcggcagcggagctCTATCGTCTCCAGCAGGCTGTGGCAtgtgtgctgctggagaatatacagctggagaaggacaTTTCCACCCTGACGGTCACGTCGCACGCATGCGTGGCGGGAGATGAAGATAGCGATGCGGACGAAGCCGGCTGGGACACAAATGCCCCTGCAGGAATGAGGGGGTGGCACCGCAGTGACAGGGTCGACTCGTACGGCGGCTGCCAGAGCGGCACTAACAAGAGCGGTGTCCGCACTAGGCCAGTGTCGTACTCCTCTACTTCGATCTTTTCCCCAGCCTCCACAGCCCACCCCTTTCCAGGGAAGCGTAAGCGGCAGCTCATtctgccacctccgccgaTGCCACTTCCACATTCCAAGACTGCACTCGTCCCTGTCTCGCTCCTTCTGGGCGCGACAGGGACAAAgaaggcagcgccgccgatttcagcagcagtggcacagCCACGGCCTTGGCGAGAGGAAAGCGCGCGTGCGGAAAGTACAAAGCTGAGCCCAAAGAGCTCCCGCCAGAACAAGCCACGCCCCGCTGCGCctgccatcgccgctgtggcagagGGGGTAACAGCGGCGGGCGGTGAGCAGGACCCACACACAATCCTGCAGGAGCTTCGCACTGCCATCGCGAGTCgtgaggcggagaaggcgcagaCGCTCGCTGAGATCGATGCCCTCTCCAGCCGCGTCACCCGCCACGACACGCTCTTGCACGCCGTGGCGGAGTACTGGCGACGCAACGCTGCCGTGATGAAGCGTCAGCACTTTGCTGTGCAGTCGCAGCCGAAACAGTCCACATCGTCGGAGAACATAACCCGGCTTGGCGATGGTGATGATAGGTGCAGCTCCGGGAACGCCGTTGATGCCACCACGCCATCGTACCTCTGCAGTGCCTCCAGTGGAACACACGACGCTGTCACTCAAACCAGCAGCAGGGCTCATTCCACCCCAGACCACAAACATAGCCACAGCATccccatcaccgccgccacgagcCCGTCCGGACAGATGGCGAACCTGGACGAAtcaccgtcgcagctgcagcgcgccctCGCGCAGATGGAGCCCATCTCGCCAACcccgctcagcagcagcccttcCTTCGACCTGCACACCACCTCGTCCGTAGCAGGCTCAcgctcgccaccgctgctgatggagaTGCTAGCCCAACGGCAGATCATTCCCCCGCGCCGACGAGTACAGGAAAGTGAGTCGGCGGTGAATAAATCAAGCGCCATGAGCGCCGCTCTCAGTGGTGCAactggcgctgcagtcgAGGCTGAGAACATGCCGGTACGAGTTGAGATGGGCGTTCACATAACTCCGGCGACGGAGGACGAGTGCGGTGGCAGGTCCCACCGCAAGGTGGTCGCGCCGCCTCGAGAGGATCCCGCggtcgctggtgctgcagccgccccATCTTCGATCCTCACGgacaccagcaccaccgccacgacgTTCCTCGAATCCCCAGACATCGCTTCTGACACGATGGGCTGGCCACTGAGTGgctctgccgccgtcgctgttggAACGCCACCAGCACTGAAGCAGAAGTGCTGCAAGACCGGATATGGGCATTCTGTATCGGCGGTGACAGTGAACCTGTTCAGCGGCAGCCCCCATGTCTCTCCAGGCAACCTACTTGCATCTTCACCGGCCttcacccacacgcacgacGGAGAGGCGGGAAAAGGCGACGACAGCTTCCCAACCACCCCTCTGCACCCCAgtcgcagcaccaccgcacacAACAGCCGCAACTACCCCATCAGTGGCACGCGGCGCGAGGACGAAGACGTTCTGGATCGCGGATCGTGGCGCATCATACCGGCCCTTCAGCTGGAGAACGTGGACGAAATTGCGGAGTTCATCTATAGCGTCTTCGAGCGACCGTAG
- a CDS encoding ubiquitin-conjugating enzyme, putative (TriTrypDB/GeneDB-style sysID: LpmP.05.0910) — MSYASTAIKRLSNEYRHLQKPENRVREFYAAPLEANIFEWHFTLRGPGGDDNSLPYKDGIYHGALIFSRSYPLEPPDILFFTRSGRFAVHEKICSTISSYHKELWQPTYDIALTMTALHHFMAQEDEFGVGAFPKGMVAVDIKEAWAKETWSFKCSTCGATTRDVWETEMKMYPEISPEKAAQVPKLPPTATTKAASATANSENTKVQQAAPESTPSSSSTLLPSLATADATETTAQAEGTRSSPLMALSAPTPPPPDATATPPPDAFDALHGTGTSASRISPRRDPHATAPAAATVDANALQSTTPPVHDPSHILSPAAHQHEERDASAATKEAISEGDDALGYFTDVSPARVVRVPMMTASSPPPPPEPDHPYDTRLESLVHEDLQAEADATSPVTAGVANDAVAPPQLAQRVVLGVDAMEVSIPLRTLDRAIVASLLLVVLILLRRGLCWLLR; from the coding sequence ATGTCGTACGCATCCACCGCCATCAAGCGACTCAGCAACGAGTACCGCCACCTGCAAAAACCTGAGAACCGCGTCCGTGAGTTCtacgccgcgccgctggagGCGAACATTTTTGAATGGCACTTCACGCTGCGTGGCCCAGGTGGGGATGACAACTCGCTGCCGTACAAGGACGGCATCTACCACGGTGCCCTCatcttctcccgctcctACCCGCTGGAGCCGCCAGAcatcctcttcttcacccgCAGCGGCCGCTTCGCCGTGCACGAGAAAATTTGCTCAACAATTAGCAGCTACCACAAGGAGCTGTGGCAGCCGACGTACGACATCGCACTCACCATGACGGCCCTGCACCATTTCATGGCCCAGGAGGACGAGTTCGGCGTTGGTGCCTTTCCAAAAGGGATGGTGGCGGTCGACATCAAAGAGGCGTGGGCCAAGGAGACGTGGTCGTTCAAGTGCAGCACATGTGGGGCAACAACGAGGGACGTGTGGGAGACAGAGATGAAGATGTACCCAGAAATCTCGCCAGAGAAAGCGGCCCAGGTGCCGAAGCTTCCACCCACAGCAACGACCAAAGCCGCAAGCGCCACTGCGAATTCCGAGAACACAAAAGTGCAGCAAGCCGCCCCCGAGTCAACGCCGTCGTCCTCATCGACCCTGTTGCCGTCTCTCGCTACCGCGGATGCGACTGAGACAACCGCTCAAGCCGAGGGCACGCGATCCTCGCCGCTCATGGCACTATCGGCAccaacgccaccgccaccagaCGCAACGgccactccccctcctgaCGCTTTCGACGCCCTCCACGGCACtggcacctccgcctcccgaATCTCACCGCGAAGGGATCCGCACGCCACcgctcccgcagcagcgacagtggaTGCCAATGCACTCCAGTCAACCACACCACCCGTTCATGACCCATCGCACATTCTCAGTCCAGCGGCGCACCAacacgaggagagagacgcctcAGCGGCCACGAAAGAGGCGATAAGCGAAGGCGATGACGCGCTTGGCTACTTCACCGACGTGAGTCCTGCTCGAGTCGTGCGAGTGCCGATGATGACCGcatcatcgccaccaccaccaccagagcCTGACCACCCCTATGACACGCGTCTCGAGTCCCTAGTGCACGAGGACCTCCAAGCTGAAGCGGACGCGACATCACCGGTGACAGCCGGTGTGGCAAATGATGCCgttgcgccgccgcaactTGCGCAGCGCGTCGTCTTGGGCGTGGATGCCATGGAAGTGTCGATACCACTACGCACTCTCGATCGCGCTATCGTCGCCAGCCTTCTCCTTGTTGTGCTGATCCTGCTGCGTCGTGGTCTCTGCTGGTTGCTGAGGTAA
- a CDS encoding glutaminyl cyclase, putative (TriTrypDB/GeneDB-style sysID: LpmP.05.0930) — protein sequence MRAQSLGARRRGHTLGRREESPLWHSLLKRCLPCLNLRWTRPRTMRRILMGILISLIATLISLIGLLAYLVWMSSDSNTPLEPAPAKSTHAPGMMPEVGVQSPFTENAVNDAALREREEAMVRKWRDNGFRPTYWEVERRTLPRLTKKALESWFEHGSRTPVDVAEDVLTAHAWDAVDSDDADADFFDSLAFLYPPAQQRRYYRAAMDAILRYGPRIGGTKRDALLHHLVDEGLGRRRFDAAQHAYHPAPPHLSPRGQELLEKAATSWPGAPHLTAAPQDEAVGREPGWRWSLSWDNFTAEIPIRIEGKSRVEMQNLVFQFPGGSQFRRKQAAAATGSKDPVDEFVGAVPNRRRTRADDRKDVLEAEYHPADMTGETVYSQENFLRQAQDGIPLYPRPALERGVPGTRVVLSPDAKGERVPLKPSLSARAAEPATQQPMKHVVLAAHWDSKYFADFPFLAACDSAIPVVFLLRIIKNIAVLTDAAEALTESYKAQRTSAAGGDAASVIPGLTSTFRNSTTVTEVRERLVSLLSPAHHALLYQYFFARPYSVGDEQQNFASEHMQNHPTKAQVDVRMWLDWVQHLPIISVILFDGEEAYKHWARDDNTYGSRHLARQWRSTPSVMRTRYSDGPQSLYDSVDLFALYDLMGPAGTTFKNTYPTQSGIFYAELAQRETELRRRAMRYSSAISAELLWRYHEASALPQAEARVKADSFLRLLGPSPHAAVAAINAAYRRRLLANNESRPSVVSLPRSWLMYGAPHEMLTLHSVARTLHDVRSIEHFEDLRVYNRLSREVAAESDFNAEEYLNIVNHNVFFSPSHQEDVRRSRDTFVVEDDHKHWLDTQRVLHLIPVPFPKSWHTEKDDGSDVHDGTTTDLAGLLWSTVLELGDYWTRKE from the coding sequence ATGCGAGCCCAGTCCCTGggggcgcggcggcgaggccacACGCTGGGCCGCAGAGAGGAATCTCCACTTTGGCACAGCCTGCTGAAGCGGTGCCTACCCTGTCTTAACCTACGATGGACGCGCCCGCGCACAATGAGGCGCATCCTCATGGGCATTCTGATCTCTCTCATTGCCACCCTCATCTCCTTGATTGGTCTTCTGGCGTACCTCGTGTGGatgagcagcgacagcaacacCCCACTCGAACCTGCCCCGGCGAAGTCGACGCACGCGCCTGGGATGATGCCCGAGGTGGGTGTGCAGAGCCCCTTTACCGAAAACGCCGTCAACGACGCCGCTCTCCgggagcgggaggaggcgatggtgcggAAGTGGAGAGACAACGGCTTTCGCCCCACCTATTGGGAGGTCGAGCGCCGCACCCTGCCGCGGCTCACGAAGAAGGCTTTGGAGTCGTGGTTTGAGCACGGAAGCCGTACGCCAGTGGATGTCGCCGAGGATGTGCTGACGGCGCATGCCTGGGACGCTgtcgacagcgacgacgcagaCGCCGATTTCTTCGATAGCCTCGCCTTTCTCTACccaccagcgcagcagagacggTACTACCGCGCGGCGATGGACGCGATTCTGCGCTACGGCCCTCGCATCGGAGGCACGAAGCGCGACGCCCTTCTCCATCACCTCGTTGACGAAGGACTCGGACGTCGACGGTTcgacgcagcacagcacgcCTACcatccagcgccgccgcacctcAGTCCCCGTGGACAGGaactgctggagaaggcggccaCCTCGTGGCCAGGTGCACCGCacctcaccgccgcgccgcaggATGAGGCTGTGGGCCGTGAGCCTGGATGGCGGTGGTCGCTGAGCTGGGACAACTTCACGGCCGAAATTCCAATACGCATCGAAGGAAAGTCGCGCGTCGAGATGCAAAACCTCGTCTTTCAGTTCCCCGGCGGGTCTCAATTCCGACGCAAGCAGGCCGCAGCCGCAACTGGCTCGAAGGACCCAGTCGACGAGTTCGTCGGCGCCGTACCAAACCGCCGGCGCACCCGCGCTGACGATCGCAAAGACGTACTCGAAGCTGAATACCACCCAGCCGACATGACCGGAGAAACCGTGTACTCGCAGGAGAACTTCCTGCGGCAGGCACAAGACGGCATCCCGCTTTACCCCCGTCCTGCTTTGGAGCGCGGGGTGCCTGGCACACGGGTCGTTCTGTCCCCGGATGCGAAGGGAGAGCGGGTGCCGCTGAAGCCGAGTCTGTCCGCGCGGGCCGCCGAaccggcgacgcagcagcccaTGAAGCACGTTGTCCTTGCCGCGCACTGGGATTCAAAGTACTTCGCAGacttccccttcctcgctgcctgTGACTCTGCCATACCGGTGGTATTTCTCCTGCGGATCATCAAGAACATCGCTGTTTTGACCGATGCGGCGGAGGCACTGACGGAGTCATACAAGGCCCAGCGGACCAGTGCAGcgggcggcgacgcagcctCCGTGATTCCCGGGCTCACGAGCACTTTCCGCAACTCCACAACGGTGACTGAAGTGCGAGAGCGCCTGGTGTCGCTTCTCTCACCAGCCCATCATGCACTCTTGTACCAGTACTTCTTCGCGCGCCCCTACAGCGTCGGTGACGAGCAACAAAACTTTGCTTCTGAGCATATGCAAAACCATCCAACAAAGGCCCAAGTAGACGTACGCATGTGGCTGGACTgggtgcagcacctccccaTCATCTCCGTCATTCTCTtcgacggcgaggaggcgtaCAAACACTGGGCCAGGGACGACAACACGTATGGGTCGCGGCACCTAGcacggcagtggcgcagcacccccTCCGTGATGCGGACGCGTTACTCTGATGGCCCGCAGTCCCTCTACGACTCCGTCGACCTCTTTGCCCTCTACGATCTTATGGGGCCGGCAGGGACGACGTTTAAGAATACGTACCCGACGCAGAGCGGCATCTTCTAcgcggagctggcgcagcgcgagACGGAACTTCGCCGCCGAGCGATGAGGTACAGCTCGGCCATCTCCGCAGAACTCCTGTGGCGGTACCACGAGGCCAGCGCATTGCCGCAGGCCGAGGCGCGTGTGAAGGCCGACTcctttctccgcctccttggcCCCTCGCCACATGCGGCAGTCGCAGCCATCAACGCTGCCTACAGGCGACGGCTGCTGGCCAACAACGAATCGCGCCCGTCAGTGGTGTCGCTTCCGCGGTCGTGGCTAATGTACGGTGCGCCGCACGAGATGCTCACGCTGCACAGCGTCGCTCGCACCCTCCACGACGTCAGGTCCATAGAGCACTTTGAGGATCTGCGAGTATACAACAGGCTGAGTCGGGAGGTTGCCGCCGAGAGTGACTTCAATGCGGAAGAGTACTTGAACATCGTCAACCACAacgtcttcttctccccGTCTCACCAGGAAGACgtgcgccgcagccgcgaCACCTTCGTCGTTGAAGATGACCACAAGCACTGGCTGGACACGCAGCGTGTTCTGCATCTTATTCCCGTCCCATTCCCCAAGTCGTGGCACACGGAGAaggacgacggcagcgacgtaCACGATGGAACGACGACGGATTTGGCGGGGTTGTTGTGGTCTACGGTGCTGGAGCTCGGCGATTACTGGACGCGTAAAGAATGA